One Devosia lacusdianchii genomic window carries:
- a CDS encoding sugar ABC transporter ATP-binding protein, whose protein sequence is MAKRFGAVAALKDASLTVSAGEVVALMGANGAGKSTFVKILTGALRPDTGYIRLDGEDRHFRSPAQARRSGIMPVYQEPSLIPDLDVADNLRLLGIPIDPVRHWVGELGIADLRVDETVRHLPLATLRILDLALTLASEPKVLMLDEMTAALPTDLVERVLKVIRSQADSGRSVIYISHRFAEIAQVCDRASVLRDGVTVGDFAIAPGIEEEIVELMLGGVPARAEVTDNRVQGIATGAPRLRVRDLAAGSKLADVSFELRRGEVLGVVALEGQGQDELFDVLAGFRRAQSGSIEVDGKPAAFHHPADAIAAGLTLVPGDRKDALLMQRSVRENIALPLLARPSKWGAIPMRREAEQVATAVERLQIDMRAQGEVRRLSGGNQQKVTIGRWVAAGVETLLLFDPTRGIDVRTKHQIYPLLRELAAQGASILFYTSELGEIALACDRTIVIFGGRVVDVIDAGDATEQNLMRAAYGLTAKDRATAGELA, encoded by the coding sequence GTGGCAAAGCGGTTCGGCGCTGTCGCCGCGCTCAAGGATGCATCGCTCACGGTAAGCGCCGGCGAAGTCGTGGCCCTGATGGGCGCCAACGGCGCCGGCAAATCGACTTTCGTCAAGATTCTGACGGGCGCCTTGCGGCCCGATACCGGCTATATCAGGCTCGATGGCGAAGACCGGCACTTTCGCTCGCCAGCCCAGGCACGGCGCTCGGGCATCATGCCTGTTTATCAGGAGCCGTCGCTTATTCCCGATCTCGACGTGGCCGACAATCTGCGGCTGCTCGGCATTCCCATCGATCCGGTGCGGCACTGGGTGGGCGAGCTCGGCATCGCCGATCTGCGGGTCGACGAAACCGTTCGGCACCTGCCGCTGGCGACACTGCGTATTCTGGATCTGGCGCTGACTTTGGCTAGCGAGCCCAAGGTGCTGATGCTCGACGAAATGACGGCGGCACTGCCGACCGACCTGGTCGAGCGCGTGCTGAAGGTTATCCGCAGCCAGGCCGATAGCGGGCGTTCGGTCATCTATATTTCCCATCGCTTCGCCGAGATTGCGCAGGTCTGCGATCGCGCCTCGGTGCTGCGCGACGGGGTGACGGTGGGCGACTTTGCCATCGCTCCGGGCATCGAGGAAGAAATCGTCGAGCTGATGTTGGGCGGCGTGCCGGCTCGCGCCGAAGTGACTGATAACCGTGTGCAGGGTATTGCGACCGGCGCGCCGCGCCTACGCGTGCGCGACCTTGCCGCCGGCTCCAAGCTGGCTGACGTATCGTTCGAGCTTCGCCGCGGCGAAGTGCTCGGCGTGGTCGCGCTGGAAGGGCAGGGGCAGGACGAGTTGTTCGACGTGCTGGCCGGTTTCCGCCGCGCGCAAAGCGGCAGCATCGAGGTCGATGGCAAACCGGCCGCTTTCCACCATCCCGCCGATGCTATCGCGGCAGGCCTGACGCTGGTCCCGGGCGACCGCAAGGATGCGCTGTTGATGCAGCGCTCGGTGCGGGAGAATATTGCGCTGCCGCTATTGGCGCGACCCAGCAAGTGGGGCGCCATCCCGATGCGCCGCGAGGCCGAGCAGGTTGCTACCGCTGTGGAGCGGCTGCAGATCGACATGCGCGCGCAGGGCGAGGTCCGGCGGCTATCGGGCGGTAACCAGCAGAAGGTGACGATCGGCCGCTGGGTCGCGGCGGGCGTCGAGACGCTGCTATTGTTCGATCCCACCCGCGGCATCGATGTGCGCACCAAGCATCAGATCTATCCGCTCCTGCGCGAGCTCGCGGCACAGGGGGCGTCCATTCTCTTTTACACCTCCGAACTCGGCGAGATTGCGCTGGCTTGCGACCGCACCATCGTCATCTTCGGCGGGCGGGTGGTCGACGTCATCGATGCCGGCGATGCCACCGAACAGAACCTGATGCGGGCCGCCTACGGCCTCACAGCCAAGGACCGCGCAACGGCGGGAGAGCTGGCATGA
- a CDS encoding ABC transporter substrate-binding protein, with protein MKKLLVAASVASILAGLGGVAAAQEYTIGISNTVQGNGWREEMICAMKAQALDSGLVSSLNIAHRNTDAAGQLEDIRNLIQAGVDAIVVNPANPDGINAAIKEATDAGIVVVAVDQAVTEPSAYVVSNNQEEYGYVGAKWLFEQLGGEGSVVYMRGAAGASADNDRDVGFKRALAEYPGIKVAQEMFTGWQQDQGKQQILDYIAAGIPFDGIWTSGIDNVIVDALVESGAELVPVVGADNAGFVGQLASVEGLVGAAVTNPGSIGGAGVTVALNILKGEKPAEQTVLVTPALWDNVSDEGKANIAAAQNPNLDPEWPVSVSIEGYTTYTIDEVIACKGPGE; from the coding sequence ATGAAAAAACTGCTCGTGGCCGCCAGTGTGGCATCCATTCTGGCCGGGCTCGGCGGCGTCGCCGCGGCCCAGGAATATACGATCGGCATTTCGAATACCGTGCAGGGCAATGGCTGGCGCGAGGAAATGATCTGCGCAATGAAAGCGCAGGCGCTCGATTCAGGGCTGGTCTCGTCGCTCAACATTGCGCACCGCAATACCGATGCGGCCGGCCAGCTCGAAGACATCCGCAACCTGATCCAGGCCGGTGTCGACGCCATCGTGGTCAACCCGGCCAATCCTGACGGCATCAATGCCGCCATCAAGGAAGCCACCGATGCCGGCATCGTGGTGGTGGCCGTCGACCAGGCCGTGACCGAACCGTCCGCCTATGTGGTTTCCAACAACCAGGAAGAATACGGCTATGTCGGCGCCAAGTGGCTGTTCGAGCAGCTGGGTGGCGAGGGCTCGGTCGTCTATATGCGCGGCGCTGCCGGTGCCTCAGCCGACAATGACCGCGATGTGGGCTTCAAGCGCGCGCTTGCGGAATATCCGGGCATCAAGGTGGCCCAGGAAATGTTCACCGGCTGGCAACAGGACCAGGGCAAGCAACAGATCCTCGACTACATCGCTGCGGGCATTCCGTTCGACGGTATCTGGACCTCGGGCATCGACAATGTGATCGTCGATGCGCTGGTGGAATCGGGTGCCGAGCTGGTGCCCGTCGTGGGCGCCGACAATGCCGGTTTTGTCGGCCAGCTCGCTTCTGTCGAAGGCCTGGTCGGTGCGGCTGTGACCAATCCGGGTTCGATCGGCGGCGCCGGCGTCACCGTCGCTCTCAATATCCTCAAGGGTGAAAAGCCGGCCGAACAGACCGTGTTGGTCACCCCGGCGCTGTGGGACAATGTGAGCGACGAGGGCAAGGCCAATATCGCCGCAGCACAGAATCCGAACCTCGATCCGGAATGGCCGGTGAGCGTGTCCATTGAAGGCTACACCACCTACACGATCGACGAAGTCATCGCCTGCAAGGGCCCAGGCGAGTGA
- a CDS encoding sugar phosphate isomerase/epimerase family protein, with product MKLGILTAPFADIGLMDVADWAAGSGFSALEIACWPRAGGETRRYAGTSHIDVANLSAAEGDEIASALSSKGITISGLGYYPNPLHADAAHRDEVIGHLKQVITAAPLLGVKVVNTFMGGDRKLNVDENWARARDIFAPIVAHARNAGVTLAFENCPMIFSHDEWPGGHNIAYSPKIWRRIFETWGDSVGMNYDPSHLVWQMIDQPRFIREFGPRMVHVHAKDVMIDRDGLYENGIMSSGMGWQVPRMPGLGDIDWAQFFSGLYRAGYDGPVIIEHEDRNFEGTDDKLKRGFLLARDVLNPYVK from the coding sequence ATGAAGCTGGGAATCCTGACGGCGCCATTTGCCGATATCGGGTTGATGGATGTTGCCGATTGGGCGGCCGGGAGTGGCTTTTCAGCGCTCGAAATTGCCTGCTGGCCCCGCGCCGGCGGCGAGACACGGCGCTATGCCGGCACGTCCCACATCGATGTCGCCAACCTGTCCGCCGCTGAGGGCGACGAGATTGCCTCGGCATTGTCCTCGAAGGGGATCACGATCTCCGGGCTGGGCTATTACCCCAATCCGCTGCATGCGGATGCGGCCCATCGCGACGAGGTCATCGGCCACCTCAAGCAGGTCATCACCGCCGCGCCGCTGCTGGGGGTGAAGGTCGTCAACACCTTCATGGGCGGTGATCGCAAGCTCAACGTCGATGAGAACTGGGCGCGCGCCAGGGACATCTTTGCCCCGATCGTCGCGCATGCGCGCAACGCCGGCGTCACGCTGGCCTTCGAAAATTGCCCGATGATCTTCAGCCACGACGAATGGCCCGGCGGGCACAATATTGCGTACTCGCCCAAGATCTGGCGGCGCATCTTCGAAACCTGGGGCGACAGCGTGGGCATGAACTACGATCCCTCGCACCTGGTCTGGCAGATGATTGACCAGCCGCGCTTTATTCGCGAATTCGGCCCGAGGATGGTCCATGTCCACGCCAAGGATGTGATGATCGACCGCGACGGGCTCTACGAAAACGGCATCATGTCATCAGGTATGGGGTGGCAGGTGCCGCGCATGCCGGGTCTGGGTGATATCGACTGGGCCCAGTTCTTCTCCGGCCTCTATCGCGCCGGCTATGACGGACCGGTCATCATCGAACACGAGGACCGCAATTTCGAAGGTACGGACGACAAGCTCAAGCGGGGCTTCCTGCTGGCGCGCGACGTCCTCAATCCATACGTGAAGTAA
- a CDS encoding Gfo/Idh/MocA family protein, producing MQGLSDIGVAVIGTGFIGTVHLWALRRLGVRLTGVLGSSAGRGAERAAALGVARAYASLDELLADPDVDVVHVTSPNHAHYAQVKAILAASKHVICEKPLAMTSVESAEMVELARSSGRIAAVCYNTRFYPLNQQARGMVGAGELGDIRLITGHYHQDWLAKPGDWNWRLEADEGGTLRSVADIGTHWVDLTSFISGLSPVAVLAELATFIPERQKPLGPVETFARTSDRASETRRIQTDDAGLILLRFDNGARGSVTTSQVSHGRKNAMSWEISGASASASWHSEHPDHLWLGHRDEPNQMLQRDPGLMNATGSAAASLPGGHVEGFGDTFFALFRAVYADVLAGRRSPQSNYASFEDGHDEMLFCDAVIRSARDGRWVEVGGRE from the coding sequence ATGCAGGGGTTGAGCGATATCGGCGTTGCCGTTATCGGCACGGGCTTCATCGGCACGGTGCATCTATGGGCGCTGCGCAGGCTTGGCGTTCGCCTCACCGGCGTGCTGGGATCGAGCGCCGGGCGCGGCGCCGAGCGGGCGGCGGCGCTTGGCGTGGCGCGCGCCTATGCTTCGCTCGATGAGTTGCTGGCCGATCCTGATGTCGACGTGGTCCACGTCACTTCCCCCAATCACGCCCATTACGCGCAGGTGAAGGCGATCCTGGCCGCCAGCAAGCACGTGATCTGCGAAAAGCCGCTGGCCATGACCTCGGTGGAATCCGCCGAGATGGTCGAATTGGCCCGTTCCAGCGGCCGGATTGCGGCGGTTTGTTACAATACCCGCTTCTATCCGCTCAACCAGCAGGCGCGCGGCATGGTCGGCGCGGGGGAGCTGGGCGACATCAGGCTGATCACGGGGCACTATCATCAAGATTGGCTGGCCAAGCCCGGCGATTGGAACTGGCGGCTGGAGGCCGATGAGGGCGGCACGCTGCGTTCGGTCGCCGATATCGGCACACATTGGGTCGATCTCACCAGCTTCATCAGCGGCCTGAGCCCGGTCGCGGTGCTGGCCGAGCTGGCGACGTTCATCCCCGAACGGCAAAAGCCGCTGGGCCCGGTCGAAACTTTCGCGAGGACGAGCGACAGGGCCAGCGAAACCCGCCGCATCCAGACTGACGATGCCGGGTTGATCCTGCTGCGCTTTGATAATGGCGCGCGCGGTTCGGTCACCACCAGCCAGGTCAGCCATGGGCGGAAGAATGCGATGAGCTGGGAGATTTCCGGCGCCAGCGCATCGGCGTCCTGGCATTCCGAGCATCCGGACCATTTGTGGCTCGGCCATCGCGATGAACCCAACCAGATGCTGCAGCGCGATCCGGGCCTGATGAACGCCACCGGCAGTGCCGCCGCCAGTCTGCCGGGCGGGCATGTCGAGGGCTTTGGCGATACGTTCTTCGCATTGTTTCGCGCGGTCTATGCTGATGTGCTGGCGGGACGGCGCTCGCCGCAGTCCAATTACGCCAGCTTCGAGGACGGGCATGACGAAATGCTGTTCTGTGACGCAGTGATCAGGAGCGCCAGGGACGGGCGCTGGGTCGAGGTGGGGGGACGAGAATGA